Proteins encoded by one window of Chryseobacterium foetidum:
- a CDS encoding LIC_10190 family membrane protein gives MLLLILSLILLLPTLIGWGLIAEKSFRFNLTGGISGKILSGILFLSLILTVTAFFFGINIYIEATILCIGLSYFVKEKSYHKLFTFFKNAGWAFFASAIICVACASFYPFILDHFGYYIPTIRWLSEFGMIKGISNLDLTLGQMSAWHIFQTGFSHFSDPFLRINLLVAVTYLIYIFENKNWVHLAFFPIFLFFLQSPSPDLPAYVFSLIVVHEILTKTQINSGFLAFSIFIFTIKPTMIWLPVFVFLIMVLRKEMSLKIILSGTFVLSLFIIKNIWIFGYPVFPITVFDLNFPWKPNPEMMRQSSEYAVLKTYDAQYSLEQIKNFSFKEKITNWLFISGVKSIFNIGLIVSLLFYGVFTLIKKEKKHYILFGSLLLKSILILSFSAQYRFFMEVYPVIFIAIFYTSNIRKFSVFMFSAGSLATLSFLINPEILKYLVPSFRLGNTMAKFEISQLYKPAEYFHTEYDSFKVGNLNFKVSKKYPFNYETPAPAISEGFMFDYQKLGIFPQLKNPENISEGFIWKKIDAKEHNELDNAIKVIKNNYQQP, from the coding sequence ATGCTTTTACTCATTTTATCCCTCATTCTACTTCTACCCACACTGATTGGATGGGGTTTAATTGCCGAAAAATCTTTTCGCTTCAATTTAACAGGAGGTATTTCAGGGAAAATTTTATCGGGAATACTGTTTTTAAGCTTGATTTTAACTGTAACTGCATTTTTTTTCGGCATCAATATTTACATTGAAGCAACCATCTTGTGTATCGGACTGTCATATTTCGTTAAAGAAAAATCTTATCATAAATTATTTACTTTTTTTAAAAATGCAGGTTGGGCTTTTTTTGCATCAGCAATCATCTGTGTCGCCTGTGCAAGCTTCTACCCTTTCATTTTGGATCATTTCGGGTATTACATTCCTACGATCAGGTGGCTATCTGAGTTTGGTATGATCAAAGGAATTTCAAATCTGGATCTTACATTGGGTCAAATGTCTGCGTGGCATATTTTCCAGACGGGATTTTCACATTTTTCCGATCCTTTTTTAAGGATCAATCTGTTAGTTGCTGTCACTTATCTTATTTATATTTTTGAAAATAAAAACTGGGTTCATCTGGCATTTTTCCCGATATTTCTCTTTTTCCTGCAATCTCCAAGTCCGGATTTGCCTGCTTATGTTTTTTCATTGATTGTTGTTCATGAGATATTGACTAAAACACAGATTAATTCCGGATTTCTTGCATTCAGTATTTTTATTTTCACAATTAAACCGACAATGATCTGGCTTCCGGTTTTTGTGTTTCTGATTATGGTTCTGAGAAAGGAAATGTCTTTAAAAATAATACTTTCAGGCACGTTTGTTTTAAGTCTTTTTATCATCAAAAACATTTGGATTTTCGGGTATCCTGTTTTCCCAATCACTGTTTTCGATTTAAATTTTCCATGGAAACCAAATCCTGAAATGATGAGACAAAGCTCTGAATACGCGGTTTTAAAAACCTACGACGCTCAATATTCTTTAGAACAAATCAAAAATTTTAGTTTTAAAGAAAAAATCACCAACTGGCTTTTTATTTCGGGAGTTAAATCAATATTTAATATCGGATTGATTGTTTCTTTATTATTTTATGGAGTTTTTACATTAATAAAAAAAGAGAAAAAACATTATATTTTATTCGGTTCTTTGCTTTTAAAATCAATTCTAATTCTTTCATTTTCTGCACAATACCGCTTTTTTATGGAAGTATATCCTGTAATATTTATTGCAATTTTTTATACTTCAAACATCAGAAAATTCTCAGTTTTTATGTTCTCAGCCGGAAGTTTAGCTACTTTGAGCTTTCTGATTAATCCTGAAATTTTAAAATATCTCGTACCAAGTTTCAGACTCGGAAATACAATGGCAAAGTTTGAAATATCACAACTGTACAAACCTGCAGAATACTTTCACACTGAATATGACAGTTTTAAAGTGGGAAATTTAAATTTTAAAGTTTCAAAAAAATATCCTTTTAATTACGAAACTCCTGCACCAGCCATCTCGGAGGGTTTTATGTTTGATTATCAAAAACTTGGAATATTTCCTCAATTGAAAAATCCTGAGAACATAAGTGAAGGATTTATCTGGAAAAAAATCGACGCAAAAGAACACAATGAATTGGACAACGCTATAAAAGTCATAAAAAACAACTATCAGCAACCCTGA
- a CDS encoding TlpA family protein disulfide reductase, with translation MKKNIIYIVILVILGCIFFIPGLQLKLKEAFFPVAAIEKAVHIAPEDYDVELKGINVASTNLKNFKDKPMFLNFWGTWCPPCRKEWPSIQKLYDGRKGHVDFVLIAMNDQEDAVRKFLKENNYTVPVYIAQSPISEKLLPKAFPTTFLLDKTGRIIIKEDAATNWDAETVHQFIDNIIK, from the coding sequence ATGAAAAAAAATATTATTTATATCGTCATTCTCGTAATTCTGGGTTGCATCTTTTTTATTCCAGGTCTTCAGCTTAAACTGAAAGAAGCATTTTTTCCGGTGGCTGCAATTGAAAAAGCGGTACACATCGCTCCCGAAGATTATGATGTTGAATTAAAAGGAATTAATGTAGCAAGTACCAATCTTAAAAACTTCAAAGACAAACCGATGTTTCTGAATTTTTGGGGAACGTGGTGTCCGCCGTGTCGTAAAGAATGGCCTTCTATCCAGAAACTGTATGACGGCAGAAAAGGTCATGTGGATTTTGTTTTGATTGCAATGAACGATCAGGAAGATGCTGTAAGAAAATTCTTAAAAGAAAACAACTACACCGTTCCTGTTTACATTGCCCAAAGTCCGATTTCTGAAAAACTTTTACCAAAGGCTTTTCCAACTACATTTTTGCTGGACAAAACAGGAAGAATTATCATTAAAGAAGATGCGGCGACCAACTGGGATGCCGAAACGGTACATCAGTTTATCGACAATATTATCAAATAA
- the aroC gene encoding chorismate synthase yields MFNSLGNLLSLTSFGESHGAAYGGIINNFPAGVEISLEKIQAELDRRKPGQSAIVTQRKESDTVQFLSGIFEGKSTGTPIGFTIENENQKSKDYDHIANSYRPSHADFTYDQKFGIRDYRGGGKSSARETINWVVAGALAKQLLPEFEIDAYVSSVGEIFCEKPYQALDFSKTESNEVRCPDAETAEKMISKIKEIKKEGNTIGGTITCVIKNVPAGIGEPVFSKLQAELAKAMLNINACKGFEYGSGFCGAKMTGKEHNDLFNEDFSTKSNLSGGIQGGISNGMDIYFRVAFKPVATILKPQESVNRSGEKVIVEGKGRHDACVLPRAVPVVEALAAFVLADLYLINKTRNINNF; encoded by the coding sequence ATGTTTAACAGCTTAGGAAATCTTCTCAGCCTCACTTCCTTCGGGGAAAGTCATGGCGCAGCTTACGGTGGAATTATCAATAATTTTCCGGCAGGCGTAGAGATCAGTTTAGAAAAAATTCAGGCAGAACTTGACCGCAGAAAGCCTGGCCAGTCGGCAATTGTAACGCAAAGAAAAGAAAGCGATACCGTACAATTTCTATCAGGAATTTTTGAAGGAAAATCCACAGGAACACCGATTGGTTTCACCATCGAAAATGAAAATCAAAAGTCAAAAGATTACGATCATATCGCCAATTCTTATCGCCCGAGTCATGCTGATTTCACGTATGACCAAAAATTTGGAATCAGAGATTACCGTGGCGGTGGAAAATCTTCTGCTCGTGAAACCATCAACTGGGTTGTAGCAGGAGCTTTGGCAAAACAGCTTTTACCTGAATTTGAAATTGACGCATACGTTTCTTCGGTAGGAGAAATTTTCTGCGAAAAACCTTATCAGGCTTTGGATTTTTCTAAAACCGAAAGCAATGAAGTCCGTTGTCCCGATGCTGAAACTGCCGAAAAAATGATTTCAAAAATTAAAGAAATCAAAAAAGAAGGCAACACCATCGGTGGAACAATCACCTGTGTTATCAAAAATGTTCCTGCAGGAATTGGCGAACCTGTTTTCTCTAAATTACAGGCTGAGCTGGCAAAAGCAATGCTCAACATCAATGCCTGTAAAGGTTTTGAATATGGCAGCGGTTTTTGTGGTGCAAAAATGACAGGCAAAGAGCACAACGATCTCTTTAACGAAGATTTTTCAACAAAATCCAATCTTTCAGGAGGAATTCAGGGTGGAATTTCCAATGGAATGGATATTTATTTCAGAGTCGCTTTTAAACCTGTTGCTACCATTTTAAAGCCTCAGGAAAGTGTGAATAGAAGTGGCGAAAAAGTAATTGTGGAAGGAAAAGGGAGACATGATGCCTGCGTTCTGCCGCGAGCAGTTCCCGTGGTGGAAGCCCTTGCAGCTTTCGTACTTGCCGACCTCTATCTGATTAACAAAACAAGAAACATCAACAATTTTTAA
- a CDS encoding thioredoxin family protein — MKNYWDNAISFEEYVQIAKQRLENPANEQEKEYKQYYELGLQRIDRTWKKYTPDEEQLQTLESKNFKGKILIISEAWCGDASATVPALVKFFEGKNEVKIFLRDSDKSLINQFLTNGTESIPKVLILNEDFSVKNSWGPRPKFGHELLLKFKADPEAYPRETFYNDLQLYYAKNRGKDAVAEILELL, encoded by the coding sequence ATGAAAAATTACTGGGACAACGCCATTTCTTTCGAAGAATATGTGCAAATCGCAAAACAAAGACTTGAAAATCCTGCAAATGAACAGGAAAAAGAATATAAACAATACTACGAACTCGGGCTTCAACGCATCGATAGAACGTGGAAAAAATATACACCGGATGAAGAGCAGCTTCAAACTTTGGAGTCAAAAAATTTTAAAGGAAAAATTTTAATTATCTCTGAAGCATGGTGCGGCGACGCAAGTGCAACGGTTCCGGCTTTGGTGAAGTTTTTTGAAGGAAAAAATGAGGTAAAAATATTCCTGAGAGACAGCGATAAAAGTCTTATTAATCAGTTTTTGACAAATGGTACAGAATCGATTCCTAAAGTTTTAATTTTAAATGAAGATTTTAGTGTGAAAAATTCGTGGGGACCGCGTCCAAAATTCGGGCATGAGCTTTTACTTAAATTTAAGGCTGATCCCGAAGCGTATCCGAGAGAGACTTTCTACAATGATCTGCAGCTTTATTACGCTAAAAACAGAGGCAAAGATGCTGTTGCAGAAATCCTTGAATTACTGTAA